In Corylus avellana chromosome ca2, CavTom2PMs-1.0, the following proteins share a genomic window:
- the LOC132168446 gene encoding polyphenol oxidase, chloroplastic-like, with the protein MKSSLKLVCCYFHKHLRPHIVLISICICVYIYLYKFRPPIQKCLVPPSSSKDDRAVSTNMTSCGLTDDGDNCCPPMPSTEIKDFKLPSQSSPMRVRPAAHLADEKYIAKYKEAIRRMKALPDEDPLSFKQQANLHCAYCNGAYSQVGYPHCQVHIHYGWLFFPFHRYQLYFFEKILGMLLEDPTFAIPFWNWDNPPGMKMPDMFVEDSNSSLYDVLRNADHLRKVVDCNYNVGDETYSSPQESQESQESINLKTIYRQMVSNSKNAELFYGSAYRAGDCDARNGSYGGPVENCPHNTIHSWCGDPKNGEEDMGIFATAARDPIFYSHHGNVDRMWIIWRENITTDPEKRKCVEDSKDWLDANFIFYDENRQPVRAYVRDSLDYEKLGYVYEKVDIPWFNEKPTPRKSKKSKKPAVEFPVVLDKVISAVVARPNNSTRRDDKEEVLVIEGIEFEKDEAVKFDVHINDDEDSPCGPENTEFAGSFVHVQHSHTHGKKKTKKMNSALRLGITDLLKDLEADGDDTVLVTLVPRKGLVTIRGIVIELISCSGK; encoded by the coding sequence ATGAAATCAAGTCTAAAACTTGTTTGCTGTTATTTCCATAAACACTTGCGTCCACATATTGTTTTAATAAGTATATGTATTTgcgtatatatttatttatataagttcAGACCTCCGATCCAAAAATGCTTGGTTCCGCCCTCCAGCTCCAAAGATGACCGGGCGGTGTCCACAAACATGACAAGTTGTGGCCTGACAGACGATGGAGATAATTGCTGCCCACCAATGCCTTCCACCGAGATCAAAGACTTCAAGCTACCTTCCCAAAGCTCTCCCATGCGTGTTAGGCCTGCCGCGCATTTGGCTGACGAGAAATACATAGCCAAATATAAGGAGGCCATTAGGCGCATGAAAGCCCTCCCAGACGAAGACCCACTTAGTTTCAAACAACAAGCCAACCTTCACTGCGCCTATTGTAACGGGGCATACAGCCAAGTCGGTTACCCACACTGTCAGGTCCATATTCACTATGGTTGGCTCTTCTTTCCGTTTCATCGCTACCAGTTGTACTTCTTTGAGAAGATATTGGGCATGTTGCTAGAAGATCCCACCTTTGCCATACCATTCTGGAACTGGGACAACCCTCCTGGCATGAAAATGCCAGACATGTTTGTCGAAGACTCCAACTCAAGTCTCTATGATGTTCTCCGCAACGCAGATCACCTGCGAAAGGTGGTCGACTGTAATTACAACGTCGGCGATGAGACGTACTCATCCCCCCAAGAATCCCAAGAATCCCAAGAATCGATCAATCTCAAGACCATATACCGGCAAATGGTGTCAAACAGCAAGAACGCTGAACTATTCTACGGCAGCGCTTATCGTGCCGGAGACTGTGATGCAAGGAACGGTAGTTATGGTGGTCCAGTCGAGAATTGTCCTCACAATACCATCCACAGTTGGTGCGGTGACCCCAAGAATGGTGAGGAGGACATGGGGATCTTCGCTACCGCCGCTAGAGATCCAATTTTTTACTCTCACCACGGCAATGTGGACCGAATGTGGATCATATGGAGGGAGAACATCACTACAGATCCCGAGAAACGAAAATGTGTCGAAGATAGTAAAGATTGGTTAGACGCCAACTTTATCTTCTACGATGAAAATCGTCAACCTGTTCGTGCTTATGTAAGGGACTCCCTTGACTATGAAAAGCTGGGATATGTTTATGAAAAAGTGGATATTCCATGGTTTAATGAAAAGCCAACTCCTCGCAAATCCAAGAAATCCAAGAAACCTGCGGTTGAGTTTCCAGTTGTTTTGGATAAGGTGATAAGCGCTGTTGTCGCTAGGCCCAACAATTCGACAAGAAGAGATGACAAGGAAGAGGTGTTGGTGATTGAAGGCATCGAGTTTGAGAAAGATGAGGCGGTGAAGTTTGACGTACATATTAATGATGACGAAGACTCTCCTTGTGGGCCAGAAAACACGGAATTTGCAGGAAGCTTTGTGCACGTGCAGCATTCTCACACGCAtgggaagaagaagacgaagaagatgAATAGCGCCCTGAGATTAGGGATCACTGACTTGTTGAAGGACTTGGAAGCTGATGGTGATGACACGGTGCTTGTGACTTTAGTGCCTCGGAAAGGACTGGTTACCATTCGTGGAATTGTGATTGAGCTTATTTCTTGCTCGGGAAAATAA